The Buchnera aphidicola (Nipponaphis monzeni) genome includes the window ACTGGTTTTCGTATTACCAATATCTGAATAGTAGTATTAATAATTAATAACCAATAACTAAATATTATTAACCACTTTACTAAAAAAAATGATGTTGTCATTTAATAAAATCCTGTATTTATTTTAAATATAAGCTAAATTTTTATAATTCCTGGAATATAAAATATATTCAATATATACATGTGTAATACATATGTATTTATATATTTAATAAATTTAGGAAAAAATAACATTTTATTAAATATTATTACTTATAATATAAATGTTAAATGTTTGTTTAATATGTTTAATATATGTACTATTTTAATCATTTAAAACGATTAAATTTTTTTGTACATATATTTGAAACAATAGTTTATGAATTATATTTCATAGTAAATATACTTATTAAGAATTTAAAAATTTCTATAACTATTTATTTAACAAGTATATTTTCTAGGTTTTCCAAGGCTATTTATAGCTACGAAAATAAATGTTGATTTTGTAGTACAATATTTTATACCTATAGGTTTTGAAGTGATTTTTTTAATCCACATTTCAACATTAATAGTTATAGAACTATTACCTGTATTAACTAGTTGAGCATAACAACTTACTAAATCTCCTACATTTATAGGTTTTATAAAAATCATTTGATTTATTTTGAGGGTTACTACTTGTCCTTTAGATATTTCTTTTGCTAAAATAGCACCCCCTATGTCCATTTGAGACATTATCCATCCACCACAAATATTACCATTAACATTAGTGCAAGCAGGTGTAGCTAATGTTCTTAAAACTATTTTTCCTCTGGGTTTTTGGTATGTTAGTTGTAACATTGATGTTCACTTATAATATATTTAATATAGTAAAAATTTACAATTATTTTAACATATATATTATATATAGAAAATTTCCTAAAGAGAATATTACAGTTATAATAGTTAATACAAATACTTTAAAAAAAATCCAAGTATTTTCTGATAAGTAGTAAGCAATATAAAAATTAATTAAACCGCACATCATAAAAAAAACAGACCATATTAAATTTAATTGATACCACAAATGTATAGGTAAATTAATATGTTTTTGAAATAAATATTTTATTAAAGGTGTATGGGCACAGAATTGACTTAATAACAATATTAATGACAAAGTACAATATAGTATGGTTATTTTTAATTTTATGAATAAAGTATTATGAAATAACACAGTGGATGTGCCAAATATACAAATAAGAATAAAACTAATTAAATTTAATATACTACATTCCCTGTAAACAATATAATTTATTATTAATGTCATAGCTGATGTAAAAATTAATACTTCTGAGGCTATAAAAATGTCATATATTTTATAAAAAATAAAGAAGGATAACATTGGAACAAAATTAAGAAATTCTTTCATAATATTAGTCTTAATAGTTTTTAAATAATTTTAAAAGTAGGTAGTAACATATAGAATCTACATAAATATATAATTAATATGCTAGTAATTAAATTTATAATAACATTTAGTGTTAACATTAGTATATTTTCTGGAATAAAGGTAAAAATTGAATGTATTATAAGCAATATAAACTTGAAAAACAACCAAATAATAATAGGAGATATTAGCATTTTAATAGCATTGGTAGTAATAATAATACTATTTTGTAAAGATTGTAGTATGTTCTTTTTTTCTGTTATTAAAATTATTGGAGATAAAGCACATAAAATACAAAATAAAATACCAGGAATTATTAATAACATAAAACCTAATTGAATTATACAAGTAATTAATAAAATCAATAAAAATAGATTAGGAAATATAGATATACAATCTTGAGCTAGCAAAAAATAGTCAAAGGATTTATTAGTGCAAATAATATGTACAAATGTAATAGTACTATATGCTAATAAAGCATTGCCTATTAAGGAAGAAACACTGCGTATTATAGAATATTTAAATAAAATTTTTTGTTGTTGTTGATTCATTTCTTTTATTAAACCAACAAAAGAATGTGAATGTAAATATTTATTTGTGCATATATGATATATATTACTTATATCTGGTATGATTAAATAATCTATATAAGAAGTGATACAAGCTGTGCACAATGATATTAAAAAGATAAATTTCAATTTTTTATAAAAAAAATGAAAAGTATCATGGTACAATGAATTTCCTACAATAGACATATAATTTCCTTCAATAAAAAAAATTAAGCAATTATGATATTTTTCTATATGTTATATTTTTTTGTGGAATTTTTTAGTATTTTAATAAGTTCATTTATTTTTTTTATCATTAGTAAATTCTTATTATAAAATTGTTCAATTTTACGTATAATAACTGAACCACATATTACTCCAGACATTCCAGATAAAATTACATTTTTTACTTGCATAGGTGTATGAATTCCAAACCCTTGTATTAATGGAACAGATGCAAGTTGATGGAATTTGTGTACAAAATGTTTAAGATTTGATTGTATGATATGTTTATAACCAGTTACTCCAGCACAAGATAATATATATATATAGCTATTTGAGTAAGATGAAATTTTTTTTATTAAATCTATATTAGCATTTGGAGGGCAAATAAAAACGGATGATATTTTTTGATGACACGCTTTATTTTTAAATGCAGAATATTCTTCTATAGGAACATCGGCAATTAAAACAGAATCTACACCAGATTGAGCACATCTATAGTAGAATTGCTCTATACCATAATTAAAAATTATATTAGCATATACTAACAATCCTATAGGTAACATAGGATGTTTTAATCTAATATAATTTAACATTTTAAAACATTGATTAAGTGTAATTCCAGATTTAAAAGCTCTAATATTAGATTCTTGTATTATAGGTCCATCAGATAACGGGTCTGAAAATGGAATACCTATTTCTATAGCATCCGCTCCTGAAAAAATAACATTATCAATAATTTTTAAAGAAACATTTATTGAGGGATCACCTAAGATTAAAAAAGGTATTAAACAACCTTCTTTTTTTTTTCGTAATAAACGAAATAATTGTTGGTATCGATTCATTTATCACCTTTATTATTGTTTAAATAATTTTGTACGGTAAAAATGTCTTTGTCTCCTCTACCAGACAAATTTACTACTAATATTTGTTTTTTTAAAGGATTTTTACGCATTAATTTTATTGCATAAGCTAATGCATGAGATGATTCTAATGCGGGTATAATACCTTCTTGTTTGCACAAAATTTCGAAAGCATTTATGGCTTCTTTATCAGAGATTGATACATATTTAGCTCTTTTAATATGATTAAGCCAAGCATGTTCAGGACCTACTGAAGGAAAATCTAATCCAGCTGAAATTGACCACGATTTTTTAATTTGACCATCTTTTGTTTGTAAAATAGGAGATTTCATTCCAAAATATATTCCTGTTGCTCCATGTTTTAAAGCTGCTCCATGAAATTTTGTATTTATTCCTTGACCTGCAGGTTCTACTCCTATTAGTAACACTTTATTATTAGTAATAAAATTAGAAAATATACCAATAGCGTTTGATCCTCCTCCAACGCATGCTATTATTGCGTCTGGTAAAGTACCTTCATATTTTATAATCTGTTTTTTTGTTTCTTTACCTATAATACTTTGAAATTCTTTAACTATTGTTGGATAAGGATGAGGTCCAGCTGCTGTTCCTAACATATAATGAGTCGTAATATAATTTTCTGACCAATCTCTTAATGCTTCATTACAAGCATCTTTTAATGTTTTAGAACCACTATTAACCGGTATAACAGTAGCTCCCATTAATTTCATTCTAAGAAGATTTAAAGATTGCCTCTCTATATCTTTTGATCCCATGTAAATTTTACATTTTAAATTTAATCGAGCGCATATAAGTGCAGTAGCAACACCATGTTGTCCTGCCCCAGTTTCTGCAATAATTTCTTTTTTACCCATTTTTTTTGCTAACAATGCTTGTCCTAATACTTGGTTAGTTTTGTGGGCTCCTCCATGTAATAAATCTTCTCTTTTAATATATATTTTAGTATTAGTACCTTTAGTAATATTTTTACATAAAGTTAAAGGAGTTGGTCTTCCTGCATAATTTTTTAATAAATTGGATAATTTTTTTTGAAACGTGATGTCTTGCCTTGAAGATACAAAACATTCTTCTAATTGGTATAACGCTGGCATTAATATTTGTGGAACGTACATTCCACCAAAATGTCCAAAGTAAGGATTTAGTAACGTCATTATTTTTCTCAGTATATTTTATTTGAAATATAATATGTATTATTTTTAGTAATATCTTAATTTTTTAAACACTTCAAATATTTTTACAGCACTTTTAATTCCTGCAGTAATTTCTACTCCGGAATTAAAATCTAATCCAGAAAATCCTAGATAAGATGCTGTAACACAGTTATTTAAGTTTAGTCCGCCAGCTAATAAAACATTGTTAGGAATTTTATTAACTAATAATTTCCAATCAAATGTTTTACCACTTCCTCCTATATTATTATCGTAAATATATTTGTGTACATGATTCATTGCATATAAGCAAATTTTATTTTTAATTCCCACTGACTTCCATATATGTATTGTATTAGGTAATTTTAAAGCTAATTTATTAATATATAATTGGTTTTCAGATCCATGTAATTGTACTGCATATAAATTTAAATTTATAGCATAAAATATGACTAAATTT containing:
- the trpA gene encoding tryptophan synthase subunit alpha, which translates into the protein MNRYQQLFRLLRKKKEGCLIPFLILGDPSINVSLKIIDNVIFSGADAIEIGIPFSDPLSDGPIIQESNIRAFKSGITLNQCFKMLNYIRLKHPMLPIGLLVYANIIFNYGIEQFYYRCAQSGVDSVLIADVPIEEYSAFKNKACHQKISSVFICPPNANIDLIKKISSYSNSYIYILSCAGVTGYKHIIQSNLKHFVHKFHQLASVPLIQGFGIHTPMQVKNVILSGMSGVICGSVIIRKIEQFYNKNLLMIKKINELIKILKNSTKKYNI
- a CDS encoding inner membrane-spanning protein YciB; this encodes MKEFLNFVPMLSFFIFYKIYDIFIASEVLIFTSAMTLIINYIVYRECSILNLISFILICIFGTSTVLFHNTLFIKLKITILYCTLSLILLLSQFCAHTPLIKYLFQKHINLPIHLWYQLNLIWSVFFMMCGLINFYIAYYLSENTWIFFKVFVLTIITVIFSLGNFLYIIYMLK
- a CDS encoding YciC family protein — its product is MSIVGNSLYHDTFHFFYKKLKFIFLISLCTACITSYIDYLIIPDISNIYHICTNKYLHSHSFVGLIKEMNQQQQKILFKYSIIRSVSSLIGNALLAYSTITFVHIICTNKSFDYFLLAQDCISIFPNLFLLILLITCIIQLGFMLLIIPGILFCILCALSPIILITEKKNILQSLQNSIIITTNAIKMLISPIIIWLFFKFILLIIHSIFTFIPENILMLTLNVIINLITSILIIYLCRFYMLLPTFKII
- the yciA gene encoding acyl-CoA thioester hydrolase YciA, producing the protein MLQLTYQKPRGKIVLRTLATPACTNVNGNICGGWIMSQMDIGGAILAKEISKGQVVTLKINQMIFIKPINVGDLVSCYAQLVNTGNSSITINVEMWIKKITSKPIGIKYCTTKSTFIFVAINSLGKPRKYTC
- the trpB gene encoding tryptophan synthase subunit beta, whose protein sequence is MTLLNPYFGHFGGMYVPQILMPALYQLEECFVSSRQDITFQKKLSNLLKNYAGRPTPLTLCKNITKGTNTKIYIKREDLLHGGAHKTNQVLGQALLAKKMGKKEIIAETGAGQHGVATALICARLNLKCKIYMGSKDIERQSLNLLRMKLMGATVIPVNSGSKTLKDACNEALRDWSENYITTHYMLGTAAGPHPYPTIVKEFQSIIGKETKKQIIKYEGTLPDAIIACVGGGSNAIGIFSNFITNNKVLLIGVEPAGQGINTKFHGAALKHGATGIYFGMKSPILQTKDGQIKKSWSISAGLDFPSVGPEHAWLNHIKRAKYVSISDKEAINAFEILCKQEGIIPALESSHALAYAIKLMRKNPLKKQILVVNLSGRGDKDIFTVQNYLNNNKGDK